Proteins co-encoded in one Halorussus salinus genomic window:
- a CDS encoding M24 family metallopeptidase: MDTDLVAEKTEQAAEVLAERNIDCWLTFCRETTEISEPNLPFLLGFDVVWPTAIVVSKTGRSAVVLGRHDAPNASELPHDVIPYDESLGEPLLELLREEDPDEIAVNYSRDDNTADGLTHGMFLRLRDILDGSDYEESLTSAEEVVSAVRGVKSPTERERVEQAVATTQELLGDVRERWDPDWMEADVADWLHARMDERDLGSAWSWDYCPTVHAGGESDIGHTLPGDRTLPAGEVLHVDFGVKQDGYSADMQRLWYRPSDEWPDPPADLDAAFADVRAAIEAGRERIEPGVPGHEVDTAARETLTDRGWPEYDHAFGHQVGRNAHDGGTLLGPRWDRYGTAPQGEIRAGEIYTVELGVETEWGYLGQEEMVAVTADGTEWLTDPQEELWRIGEETNES, translated from the coding sequence ATGGACACCGACCTCGTCGCCGAGAAAACCGAACAAGCCGCCGAAGTGCTGGCCGAGCGGAACATCGACTGCTGGCTCACCTTCTGCCGCGAGACGACCGAAATCTCCGAACCGAACCTCCCCTTCCTGCTCGGGTTCGACGTGGTGTGGCCGACCGCTATCGTGGTCTCGAAGACGGGCCGGTCGGCGGTCGTCCTCGGCCGTCACGACGCGCCGAACGCCAGCGAGTTACCCCACGACGTAATTCCGTACGACGAGTCGCTCGGGGAGCCACTCCTCGAACTTCTCCGCGAGGAGGACCCCGACGAAATCGCGGTGAACTACTCGCGCGACGACAACACCGCCGACGGCCTGACTCACGGAATGTTCCTGCGACTGCGCGACATCCTCGACGGGAGCGACTACGAGGAGTCGTTGACCAGCGCCGAGGAGGTCGTCTCGGCAGTCCGGGGGGTCAAGTCACCCACCGAACGCGAGCGCGTCGAGCAGGCAGTCGCGACGACGCAAGAACTGCTCGGTGACGTGCGCGAACGGTGGGACCCCGACTGGATGGAAGCCGACGTGGCCGACTGGCTCCACGCGCGCATGGACGAGCGCGACCTCGGGAGCGCGTGGAGTTGGGACTACTGTCCGACGGTCCACGCGGGCGGCGAGAGCGACATCGGCCACACTCTGCCGGGCGACCGGACCCTCCCGGCGGGGGAAGTCTTGCACGTCGATTTCGGGGTGAAGCAGGACGGGTACAGCGCCGACATGCAACGGCTCTGGTACCGGCCGTCGGACGAGTGGCCTGACCCACCCGCCGACCTCGACGCGGCCTTCGCCGACGTGCGCGCCGCCATCGAGGCTGGCCGGGAGCGAATCGAACCGGGCGTGCCGGGCCACGAAGTGGACACCGCCGCCCGCGAGACGCTGACCGACCGCGGCTGGCCGGAGTACGACCACGCCTTCGGCCATCAGGTCGGCCGGAACGCCCACGACGGCGGGACGCTCCTCGGGCCGCGCTGGGACCGCTACGGAACCGCCCCGCAGGGCGAGATTCGAGCGGGCGAGATTTACACCGTCGAGTTGGGCGTCGAGACGGAGTGGGGGTATCTCGGACAGGAGGAGATGGTCGCGGTCACGGCCGACGGGACCGAGTGGCTGACCGACCCGCAGGAGGAGTTGTGGAGAATCGGCGAGGAGACTAACGAATCGTAG
- a CDS encoding DUF7115 domain-containing protein, translating into MSVPGIVQSRLDGEQVAAQVALGGEDGLYVTRTRTLIYRADGLLSDESVEEYPHDAERIEISEGRRKSSIGLDYGIDGEEKFKIPSNRLYEALHPVLAGVLNAADVTGPDETVKQTYQFSELTLVITSERVVKHVGAAVWDEDYEEFHFDDVTALDVEEGSVSSQIIIETDGRPQRIKTPSDQTREVRERIERALLDHHGLSSYDEFARAHADPDEQAEAEKAAADDGDDAAESDADPLAGGGVDPIDANPPELDDDGAIIEEDASVTTGDRPDESVTTAEASEAAARAAEASSEPEAGAGAEASANPETSAGPEAGADASAGTETARSDDRNDAASETNSSHEETPRDDAGQVLEGTPDETATEGRTTVTDATSADAADPADATAAAAATDSEPADATDDAEASGFADSGFEPASSELERDATDEQLAALTEAVERQNELLAEQQRTLQQLIEELSRGR; encoded by the coding sequence ATGAGCGTTCCCGGAATCGTACAGTCCCGGCTCGACGGCGAACAGGTCGCGGCGCAGGTCGCCCTCGGCGGCGAGGACGGCCTCTACGTGACTCGCACGCGGACCCTCATCTACCGCGCCGACGGACTCCTGAGCGACGAGTCCGTCGAGGAGTACCCCCACGACGCCGAGCGCATCGAAATCTCCGAGGGGCGGCGCAAGTCGTCCATCGGCCTCGACTACGGCATCGACGGCGAGGAGAAGTTCAAAATCCCGAGCAACCGCCTCTACGAGGCGCTCCACCCCGTGCTGGCGGGCGTGTTGAACGCCGCGGACGTGACCGGACCCGACGAGACGGTCAAGCAGACCTACCAGTTCAGCGAACTTACGCTGGTCATCACCAGCGAGCGCGTCGTCAAGCACGTCGGCGCGGCGGTCTGGGACGAGGACTACGAGGAGTTCCACTTCGACGACGTGACCGCCCTCGACGTGGAGGAGGGAAGCGTCTCGTCACAGATCATCATCGAGACCGACGGCCGCCCCCAACGCATCAAGACGCCGAGCGACCAGACCCGCGAGGTCCGCGAGCGCATCGAGCGCGCGCTGTTGGACCACCACGGGCTGAGTTCCTACGACGAGTTCGCCCGCGCGCACGCCGACCCCGACGAGCAAGCCGAGGCCGAGAAAGCCGCCGCGGACGACGGCGACGACGCGGCCGAGAGCGACGCCGACCCGCTGGCTGGCGGCGGCGTGGACCCCATCGACGCCAACCCGCCGGAACTGGACGACGACGGTGCCATCATCGAGGAGGACGCGAGCGTGACGACCGGCGACCGACCCGACGAGAGCGTCACCACGGCCGAAGCGAGCGAGGCCGCCGCGCGCGCCGCGGAGGCGAGTTCGGAACCGGAAGCCGGGGCGGGCGCGGAAGCGAGTGCGAACCCGGAAACGAGTGCAGGCCCAGAGGCAGGTGCGGACGCGAGCGCAGGCACGGAGACGGCCCGGTCGGACGACCGCAACGACGCCGCCAGCGAGACGAACTCCTCGCACGAGGAGACCCCGCGCGACGACGCGGGACAGGTCCTCGAAGGGACGCCCGACGAGACGGCGACCGAGGGCCGGACGACCGTCACCGACGCCACGAGCGCGGACGCCGCCGACCCCGCCGACGCGACCGCGGCGGCCGCGGCGACCGACAGCGAACCCGCGGACGCGACCGACGACGCCGAAGCGAGCGGATTCGCAGACTCGGGCTTCGAACCGGCGAGTTCGGAGTTGGAGCGGGACGCGACCGACGAGCAACTGGCGGCGCTGACCGAGGCCGTCGAGCGACAGAACGAACTGCTGGCCGAGCAACAGCGCACGCTCCAGCAACTCATCGAAGAACTGAGTCGCGGTCGGTAG
- a CDS encoding DUF5830 family protein — protein sequence MADDEPPERAADDERADGNEASDGSDPVAVGVELLSKLEDPELSVAEAVDRIETVTTHPTTTRKILDEAEKRGVIERENGIVTTTGGGYVSFQSEVVTKEGEFSCRRCGANISTGHFIKLDAGEHGAFGPECIRKVTGRD from the coding sequence ATGGCCGACGACGAGCCACCGGAGCGCGCCGCCGACGACGAGCGAGCAGACGGAAACGAGGCGAGCGACGGCTCCGACCCCGTAGCGGTCGGCGTCGAACTCCTCTCGAAGCTCGAAGACCCCGAGCTATCGGTCGCGGAGGCCGTAGACCGCATCGAGACCGTCACCACCCATCCGACGACGACCCGGAAGATTCTGGACGAGGCCGAGAAGCGCGGGGTCATCGAGCGCGAGAACGGCATCGTCACGACCACTGGCGGCGGCTACGTCAGCTTCCAGAGCGAGGTCGTCACGAAAGAGGGCGAGTTCTCCTGTCGGCGGTGCGGCGCGAACATCTCGACGGGTCACTTCATCAAGCTCGACGCGGGAGAACACGGCGCGTTCGGCCCGGAGTGCATCCGGAAGGTCACGGGCCGCGACTGA
- a CDS encoding TVP38/TMEM64 family protein, which translates to MADFARRQVAGLALVAVVAVGSLLAGPNHLFAVARDLADRPVVFGALLVAVYLVRPLFAWPTTLVAILAGYAYGPVWGFPIALAGTTGSALLPFLAARYVGTGSGERTGWGSGLVARLGDSGERFFEATGDLRGMVASRLAPAPSDPVSAAAGLSGVSTGAFVVGTAVGEVPWTVAAVLAGGSLDHLSTTGLTAINWELIAAAGAVAVALLAGPAYRAVSVRR; encoded by the coding sequence ATGGCCGACTTCGCGCGCCGCCAAGTCGCCGGACTCGCCCTCGTCGCGGTCGTCGCAGTCGGCAGTCTCCTCGCGGGACCGAACCACCTGTTCGCGGTCGCGCGGGACCTCGCCGACCGGCCGGTCGTCTTCGGTGCGCTGTTGGTCGCGGTCTACCTCGTCCGGCCGCTGTTCGCGTGGCCGACCACGCTCGTCGCGATTCTGGCGGGCTACGCCTACGGCCCGGTCTGGGGGTTCCCGATTGCGCTCGCTGGCACGACGGGGAGCGCGCTCCTGCCGTTCCTCGCGGCGCGCTACGTCGGCACGGGGTCGGGAGAGCGAACCGGTTGGGGGTCCGGGCTGGTCGCGCGCCTCGGCGACTCGGGCGAGCGGTTCTTCGAGGCCACGGGCGACCTGCGGGGGATGGTCGCCTCTCGACTCGCGCCCGCGCCCTCCGACCCGGTCTCGGCGGCGGCGGGCCTCTCGGGCGTCTCGACCGGCGCGTTCGTCGTCGGAACCGCGGTCGGCGAGGTGCCGTGGACTGTCGCGGCCGTCCTCGCGGGCGGTTCGCTCGACCACCTCTCGACTACCGGACTGACCGCGATAAACTGGGAACTCATCGCGGCGGCGGGCGCGGTGGCGGTGGCACTCCTCGCCGGTCCGGCCTACCGCGCCGTGAGCGTCCGGCGATAG